From the genome of Amycolatopsis granulosa:
CGGTCGCGCTGGCCCTGGCCGCCGGGTCCTACACCGACGGCACGCGGGTCGCCGCGACCCGGCCGGACCTGGTGCGCGCCATGACCGAGGGCAACCGCGAGGCGCTGCTGCCGGTGCTCGACGAGGCCCTCGGCCGGCTCGGTGCGATGCGCGGATCACTGGCCTCGACCGGCGGTCTCGCCGTCAGCATCAACTCCGGTCACGAAGGCGCGCAAGCGCTGGCGAGCGCCCGGCAGGCCACGCCGTCGGGCGTCCGCGTCGCCCTGGACGCACCGGACGCCCGGAACGGCCTGCGCGCGCTCGGGGAACGCGGCGGCCGCATCACGGCTCTCGCCGACGGCACCGCCATCGGCGAGGTGCCGTAGGTCCTACGGCTCGGTCGGTCCCGTCGGTCCTGTGGGTCCCGTCGGTCCTGTGGGTCCCGTCGGTCCTGTGGGTCCCGTCTGGGGGCCCGCCGGACCGGGACCGCCCTGCGGGTCGGAGCCGCCGCCGGACTGCTTGTGCAGGAAGTCCTTCGCCTTCGACGTCACGCTGTCGATCTTGTCCGCGTGCTGGCCGAGCTTCGACTTGGCGAACCCGCTCGCCTTGTCGATGCCGCTTTCGATCTTGTCCGCGTTCTGGTCGAGCGCCTGCTGCGCCTTCTTCTTGATGTCGTTGAAGTCGATGCCCATGAACCCATGAAACCCCAAGGTCAGCGGCCCCGCATCCGGTGAAGCCCTGGTTTACTGCTCGGTAACCCCGACTCCGGACGGAAAGGCCAGCAATGCCGCGCAGAACGTTCTCCTTCGAGATCACCCGCACCAGCAGTGCCCCGCCGGCGACCCTGTTCCGGCTGGAGAGCGACGGCGCACGCTGGTCCGAGTGGGGAAAACCGCTCATCGTGGTGTCCCGCTGGGACCGGTGGGCAGGCCCGGGGGGCGGGGTCGGAGCGATCCGGGCCGTGGGCGCGTGGCCACTGCTGATCCGCGAGGAAACGCTGGAATACGAGCCGGACCGGCGGCACGTCTACACCTTCGCCGGCGCGGCGCCGGTGCACGACTACCGCGCCGAGGTGCTGTCCGAGCCCGACGGCAACGGCACGCGGCTGACCTGGCGCGGCTCGTTCCAGGAGAAGGTGCCGGGCACCGGGCCGATCGTGCTCGCCGCGCTGCGCATCGCGATCACGGTGCTGTCCGCACGGCTGATCAAAGCCGCCGAGCGCTGACCGGTGCCGAGGAGGTCCCAGCCGCGGGCCGGTGTGCAACCACCCAACGTCCCTAGGACGAGCGGGTGACCGCATCCGCGAGCGTTTCGGCCCACAACCGGTACCCGGGCGGCCCGGGGTGGAAGCCGTCGGCCGCGAAGAGGGCCGGGTCGACCACCTCACGGGGTACGGCGCAGTACGTGACACCCGCCAGAGCGGCGAGCGTCGCCGCCGCCGTGTCCAGCGCTTGGCCACGCAGGCCCAGGACGAGGCGCAACGGCTGCGGAAGTGCCGGGAACGCGCCGAGCGGCGGCACCCCGGCCAACAGGACCGGCACCGGCCCGAGCGCGCGCCGCGCGGCGACCACCAGGGCCAGCAGGTCACGCCGGTACCGGCCCGGCGAGCGCAGTTCGATGGTGTCGTTCACCCCGAGGGCGACGACGAGCAGGTCGGCCGGTTCCCGGCAGGCTTCGTTCAGCAGCTCGGACCGCACGGTGCGCGCGTTGGCACCGGTCCGGCCCGCCACACGCCAGGAAACCCCGCGGTGCAGGCGGCTTGCCAGTGCCACCGCGAGCTGCCCGGTCAGCGCGTCCTCGTGCGTCCGCGCCCCGACGCCATCCACAGTGGACTCGCCGACGACCAGCAACCGCAGCGGGTCGGGCCCGGGCACGGACCCGTGGCTTGGCCCGGCCGCCCCCGGCAGCCTCGGCGTGGTCCGGCGTACGCGCAACCCCTGGGTCACCAGCACCGGCGCGAGCCCGGCGGTGGCGGCGAACGTCAAACCCGCTCGGAACGGAAACACTCCGGCACCCGCCTGCTTCGCACGCCGCGTCCCCGCCATCCTGACCTCCGGCTCCCGTCAACCCTTCGCCACCGAGACGGCAACCCGGGACAGCGCGGGATCAGCGACCGCGCGCAGGATGTAGTCGGCCAGGTCGGCCCGCGAGATGGTGAAGCTCCCCCGCACGTTACCCCTGGTCTCGCTCGCGATGCGGCCGGTGTGGGGACCGTCGCTGAGCTTCGGTGGTCGCACGATGGTCCAGTCGAGCCCGGACGCGGTGACCCGGCGCTCCATCTCGCCCATGTCCGCGTAGCTCTCCCGCAGGATGCGGATCAGGACGGGTTTGAACACCAGCCTGGTGAACCACCCGTCCCCCTCCCGGTGCATGCCGCTGTTGCTGACCACGACCAGGCGCCGCACGCCGGCCGTCTGCATCGCGGTCATGATGCTGCTCGTCCCGTCCCGGCAGATCACGCTCGGTCCACGGCCACGCGGCCCCAGCGCGGACACGACGGCTTCGCGACCGCTGATGGCGGGCACCAGCGCGTCCGGGTCGAGCACGTCCGCCGGCACCACCTCCAGTCGCGGCTGCCCCGGCACGTCCAGGCGGGCCGGATCCCGCACCACCGCGGTCACCTGGTGGCCCGCCGTGAGCGCCTGCCGCACGACGTGCGCGCCCGTCCCACCGGTCGCACCGAACACCGTCAGTTTCATGGCTTCCTCCGTGGTTAGTGTTCACTCACCTGCTATAGTGAGTGAGTACTCACCAACCGTCAAGCACGGCCTGAGAGAACGCTGAGGAGCGATGGGAACGCGGGAGAAGATACTGGCCGCGGCCGCGGGGATCATGCGCGAGCAGGGTTATGCGCGGGCCACCACCAAGGAGATCGCCCGCGCCGCCGGCTTTTCGGAAGCCGCGCTGTACAAGCACTTCGCGGACAAGACCGAGATCTTCCTGGGCGTGATCTCATCCCAGTTGCCGGCCCTGGACACCGCGCTGGGCGAACTGACGGCGGGGCGGCACACCCTGCGCGGCAACCTGGTCCGCATCACCGCGACCGCGATCGACTTCTACACCGAGAGCTTTCCGATCGGCGCGTCCCTGTTCTCCTCACAGGACCTGCTGGACGCCCACCGCGCCGCGATCCGCGAACACGGGGCGACCCCCCGCACCCCGGTTGCCCGCCTCGCGGAGTACCTGCGCGCGGAGCGCACCCTCGGCCGCCTACCGTCCACTTCGGACCCGGACGCGATCGCGGCCCTCCTCCTGGGCGCCGCGTTCCAGCAGGGCTTCCTCCGGAACTGGGACGCCGAGTCCGGCGACCCGGCGGGACTGGCCCGCAAGCTGGTCAAGGCCGTGGTGCCCTAGCGGTTCGCACGTTCCTTCTCCCAGCGCTCGAACAGCAACGGGAGCTGCTCGATGAGGAAGGCGAGGAAGTCCCGCATGTCGGCCAACCGCTTGCCGGCGGGCGTGTCCTCGCCCACCACCGGGATGCCCTCGACGGCCGCGTCCCGCCACAGCTCCATGAACCGGTCGCGCTTGCGCATACTGGCGAACCACATGTCGTCGGTCACCCGGAAGTGGTCGCGGCGCGATCCGGGTTCCCGCTCCCGAACGATCATCCCAACCTGCTCCAGGTAGCGGACGGCTCCCGACACCGCGGCCGGGCTGATCTGCAGCTTCTCCCCGATCTCACCCGCGGTGAGCCGGCTTTCGTCGGTCACCACCAGGGCCGCGAACACCCGCGCGGGCATGCGCTGGAAACCGAGCTGCGTGAGCACCAGCGCCAGGCGCTCGACGTAGCGGCGCACCGCCTCCTCGTCCCGCATGCAGATCACCCTTCCGCAGTCGTCCAGCGCTTCAGCCAATCTATACGTTTTCCTAACTTCACAACTTTGTGAAATAACTGTACGTTCGGCGCATGGACAACGCCATCTCCATCGCGGGCCTGCACAAGTCGTTCGGCGCGACGAAGGCCCTCGACGACCTGAACCTGCAGGTCAAGACCGGAGAAGTGCACGGCTTCCTCGGCCCCAACGGCGCCGGGAAGTCGACCACCATCCGTGTCCTGCTCGGTCTGCTGCACGCGGACCAGGGCACCGTCCGCCTCCTCGGCGGCGACCCCTGGCGCGACGCCGCGAGCCTGCACCGCCGGCTCGCCTACGTCCCCGGTGACGTCAACCTCTGGCCCAACCTCTCCGGCGGCGAGGTCATCGACCTGCTCGGGCGGCTGCGCGGCGGACTCGACAGACGCCGCCGCGACGAGCTGATCGAACGCTTCGACCTCGACCCGAAGAAGAAGGGCCGCACCTACTCCAAGGGCAACCGGCAGAAGGTCGCGATCGTCGCGGCCCTGTCCTCCGACGTCGAGCTGCTGATCCTCGACGAGCCGACCTCCGGCCTCGACCCGCTCATGGAGGCCACCTTCCAGTACGCGATCCAGGAAGAGCGCGACAAGGGCCGCACGGTGCTGCTGTCCAGCCACATCCTCGCGGAGGTGGAGGCCCTGTGCGACCGGGTCAGCATCATCCGCAACGGGCACGCGGTCGAGACCGGCACCCTCAGCGAACTCCGCCACCTCACCCGGACGTCGATCGTGGCGGAACTCGCCGGTCACCCGAACGGCCTCGCTTCGCTGGACGAGGTGCACGACCTGAAGGTCGAGGGCAACCGCGTCCGGTTCGACGTCGAGACCCAGTCGCTGGACGAGGTGCTGCGCAAGCTCACCGAAGTCGGCGTGCGCAGTCTGACCAGTCAGCCCCCGACGCTGGAGGAGCTCTTCCTCCGCCACTACACGACGGAAGCGAGCGCACGATGAGCGCGCTGGTCGGTACCCGGCACCTCGTCCGCCTCGCGCTGCGGCGGGACCGGGTCGTGCTGCCGATCTGGGTGCTGGTGATCGGCCTGTTGCCGGTCACCTCCGCCGGCGCCTACGGGCAGCTGTACCCGGACGCCGCGAGCCGGGCGTCCCTGACCGCGGGGATGAGCGCGAACCCGTCCATCACCCTGCTCTACGGGCCACCGTTCGACCTGTCCACGGCCGGCGGGTTCACCGCATGGCGGTACGGCGTGTTCGCGCCGCTTTTCCTGGCCCTGGCCTGCATCTTCACCGTCACACGGCACACCCGGCAGGAGGAGGACACCGGACGCCAGGAACTGCTGTCCTCGGCGGTCACCGGCCGCTACTCCGCTCTCACCGCCGCGGTGGTCACCGCGGGGATCGGCGCGGTCGCCACCGGCTTGCTGGTGGCCCTGGGCCTGACCGGAGCGGGTCTGCCCGCCGGCGGTTCGGTGGCGTTCGGTCTCGGGATCACGCTGACCGGACTGGTGTTCGCCGCGGTCGCCGCGGTCGCGGCCCAGCTGGCCGAGTACTCGCGTACCGCCAACGGCATCGCGGCAGGCGTGCTCGGGGTCGCCTTCGCGCTCCGCGCCATCGGCGACGCGGCCACGGACGCGTCGTGGCTGTCGTGGCTGTCGCCGCTCGGCTGGGCGACCCGGCTGCGGCCCTACGCCGGAGACCGCTGGGCCGTGGCGTTGCTGCTCCTCGCCGCGGCGCTGGTGCTGGGGCTGGTGGCCTACCGCCTGCTGCCGCGCCGGGACGTCGGCATGGGCCTCTTCCCAGCCCGGCCCGGCCCGCCGGTGGCCGCACCCGGACTGCGGTCGCCGTTCGCCCTGGCCTGGCGCCTGCACCGCGGCGCGCTGCTCGGCTGGATCGCCGGCTTCGCGGTGTTCGGCGCGATGTTCGGGTCCCTCGCGGCGGGCATCGGTGACATCGTCGGCGACAGCGCCCAGACCCAGCAGATGTTGGAGCGGCTGGGCGGGGCGCAGAACCTGATCGACACGTTCCTCGCGGCGATCGCGAACATCTTCGGGATGATCGCCTCCGTCTATGCGGTGCAGGCGACGATGCGGATGCGCGCGGAGGAGACCGCGCTACGGCTGGAACCGCTGCTGGCGACCCGGGTGCGACGCTTGCAGTGGGCCGCCGGGCACCTGGTGTTCTCGCTGCTCGGCACGGCCCTGCTGCTCGTGGTGTCCGGCCTGTTCGCCGGTCTGCTGCACGGGCTGCGGGTGGGCGACGTCGGCGGCCAGATCCCCGCGGTGATCGGGGCGACGGTGGCGCAGGTACCGGCGGTCTGGGTGGTCACCGGGATCACCGTGGTGGTCTTCGGGTTCGCGCCCAGGTTCGCGACAGCCACCTGGGCAGTGCCCGGACTGTTCGTCCTGCTGTCGCTGTTCGGCCCGGTGGTGCAGGCACCGCAGCCGGTGCTCGACATCTCGCCGTTCACCCACATTCCGAAGCTGCCCGCTGCGGAGTTCACCGCGACCCCGTTCGCGTGGCTGCTCGGGATCGCCGTGATCACCCTTGCCACGGGTCTGGCACGGTTTCGGCGGCGGGACATCGGGTAGTCCTGGCGCGGGCGAGTGGCGGAGCCCGGACCGGTCGGGGGTCCGGGCTCCGCCACTCCGTTTTTGTCGGTACCCCTCGCTAACGTCGTTCTCCTCGACGACGTGGGGGGAACATGCGATGGGGGTTACTGGGACACCCGGATTTCCGGCGTCTCTGGCTGGCCGACGCCCTGAGCCAGTTCGGCGACCGGATCAACCTGCTGGCCGTGCCGTTGCTCGCGGCGCTCACGCTGCGAGCCACCGCCTGGGAGATGTCGCTGCTGCGGGTGCTGGAGACGCTCGCCTTCCTGCTGCTGGCCCTGCAGGTGGGCGTGTGGACCGACCGGATGCGCAAGCGGCGCGTGCTGGTCCTGGCCGATCTGGGGCGTGCGGTGGCCTTCGGATCGGTGCCGCTCGCCGCGGTGGCCGGGGTATTGACGATGACGCACCTGTACGTGGTGGTTGCCGTAGCCGGGGTGCTGTCGGTGTTCTTCGACGTCGCGCACCGGACTTACCTGCCGGGCCTGGTCGACCGCGACCGGCTGGTGGAGGGCAACGCCCGGTTGCAGGCGAACGTGTCGGTCGCGGCGGTGGCGGCGCCGAGCCTGTCGGGTTGGCTGGTGCAGCTCTTCGGCGGGGCCGCCGCGGTCGGGGTCAACGCGGTCAGCTTCCTGTGGTCCGCGTGCTGGTTGCGGCGGATCGGGGCGCCGGACCGGGTACCGGTCGCGCGGGCCCGGGCGCCGCTGCGCCGGGAGATCCGCGACGGCCTGCGGTTCGTCGGGCGGGACCCGGTGCTCCGGGCGAACGCGGCACACAGCGTCTGCGCCGGCGTGTGCCAGCAGTTCCAGGTCACGGTGGCCGCGCTGTTCCTCCTGCGCGAGGTGCACCTGTCGCCCGGCGTGATCGGATTGCTGCAGGCAGGCGGGCTGACCGGGGCCGCCCTCGGTTCGGTCGTGGCGCGGCGGCTCGGCGTCCGCTTCGGCGAGGCGCGGGTGATGTGGGCCGCCGCGCTGCTGTGGGGCGCGGGTTACCTGATGATCCCGCTGACCGCGACGGGCGCGGCGGTCGCCTGGTACCCGATCGGCAACTTCCTGACCGGGCTGAGCATCGTGGTGCTCAACGTGCACCAGCTCAGCTACCGGCAGGCGGTCACGCCGGAGTGGTTGCAGGGCCGGGTCGCGGCGACCAGCACGTTCCTGTACTTCGCTCCGGGGCCGGCCGGGAGCCTGCTGGCGGGGGTGCTGGCGACCACGGCCGGGCTGCGCGGCACATTGTGGCTGGCCGGCGCCGGAGTGGCGGCGTCGGCGCTGTGGCTGGTCTGTTCACCGCTGCGCCGGATGCGGCGGTTGCCCGAGGCATACGAGGAGGAGCGCACGGGTAGCCACCGCGCATGACCCTCGATGGAGTACC
Proteins encoded in this window:
- a CDS encoding TetR/AcrR family transcriptional regulator produces the protein MGTREKILAAAAGIMREQGYARATTKEIARAAGFSEAALYKHFADKTEIFLGVISSQLPALDTALGELTAGRHTLRGNLVRITATAIDFYTESFPIGASLFSSQDLLDAHRAAIREHGATPRTPVARLAEYLRAERTLGRLPSTSDPDAIAALLLGAAFQQGFLRNWDAESGDPAGLARKLVKAVVP
- a CDS encoding antitoxin, whose protein sequence is MGIDFNDIKKKAQQALDQNADKIESGIDKASGFAKSKLGQHADKIDSVTSKAKDFLHKQSGGGSDPQGGPGPAGPQTGPTGPTGPTGPTGPTGPTGPTEP
- a CDS encoding MFS transporter is translated as MRWGLLGHPDFRRLWLADALSQFGDRINLLAVPLLAALTLRATAWEMSLLRVLETLAFLLLALQVGVWTDRMRKRRVLVLADLGRAVAFGSVPLAAVAGVLTMTHLYVVVAVAGVLSVFFDVAHRTYLPGLVDRDRLVEGNARLQANVSVAAVAAPSLSGWLVQLFGGAAAVGVNAVSFLWSACWLRRIGAPDRVPVARARAPLRREIRDGLRFVGRDPVLRANAAHSVCAGVCQQFQVTVAALFLLREVHLSPGVIGLLQAGGLTGAALGSVVARRLGVRFGEARVMWAAALLWGAGYLMIPLTATGAAVAWYPIGNFLTGLSIVVLNVHQLSYRQAVTPEWLQGRVAATSTFLYFAPGPAGSLLAGVLATTAGLRGTLWLAGAGVAASALWLVCSPLRRMRRLPEAYEEERTGSHRA
- a CDS encoding ABC transporter ATP-binding protein — its product is MDNAISIAGLHKSFGATKALDDLNLQVKTGEVHGFLGPNGAGKSTTIRVLLGLLHADQGTVRLLGGDPWRDAASLHRRLAYVPGDVNLWPNLSGGEVIDLLGRLRGGLDRRRRDELIERFDLDPKKKGRTYSKGNRQKVAIVAALSSDVELLILDEPTSGLDPLMEATFQYAIQEERDKGRTVLLSSHILAEVEALCDRVSIIRNGHAVETGTLSELRHLTRTSIVAELAGHPNGLASLDEVHDLKVEGNRVRFDVETQSLDEVLRKLTEVGVRSLTSQPPTLEELFLRHYTTEASAR
- a CDS encoding SRPBCC family protein, with the protein product MPRRTFSFEITRTSSAPPATLFRLESDGARWSEWGKPLIVVSRWDRWAGPGGGVGAIRAVGAWPLLIREETLEYEPDRRHVYTFAGAAPVHDYRAEVLSEPDGNGTRLTWRGSFQEKVPGTGPIVLAALRIAITVLSARLIKAAER
- a CDS encoding NAD(P)-dependent oxidoreductase; translation: MKLTVFGATGGTGAHVVRQALTAGHQVTAVVRDPARLDVPGQPRLEVVPADVLDPDALVPAISGREAVVSALGPRGRGPSVICRDGTSSIMTAMQTAGVRRLVVVSNSGMHREGDGWFTRLVFKPVLIRILRESYADMGEMERRVTASGLDWTIVRPPKLSDGPHTGRIASETRGNVRGSFTISRADLADYILRAVADPALSRVAVSVAKG
- a CDS encoding SGNH/GDSL hydrolase family protein is translated as MTFAATAGLAPVLVTQGLRVRRTTPRLPGAAGPSHGSVPGPDPLRLLVVGESTVDGVGARTHEDALTGQLAVALASRLHRGVSWRVAGRTGANARTVRSELLNEACREPADLLVVALGVNDTIELRSPGRYRRDLLALVVAARRALGPVPVLLAGVPPLGAFPALPQPLRLVLGLRGQALDTAAATLAALAGVTYCAVPREVVDPALFAADGFHPGPPGYRLWAETLADAVTRSS
- a CDS encoding GbsR/MarR family transcriptional regulator, which encodes MRDEEAVRRYVERLALVLTQLGFQRMPARVFAALVVTDESRLTAGEIGEKLQISPAAVSGAVRYLEQVGMIVREREPGSRRDHFRVTDDMWFASMRKRDRFMELWRDAAVEGIPVVGEDTPAGKRLADMRDFLAFLIEQLPLLFERWEKERANR
- a CDS encoding ABC transporter permease, whose translation is MSALVGTRHLVRLALRRDRVVLPIWVLVIGLLPVTSAGAYGQLYPDAASRASLTAGMSANPSITLLYGPPFDLSTAGGFTAWRYGVFAPLFLALACIFTVTRHTRQEEDTGRQELLSSAVTGRYSALTAAVVTAGIGAVATGLLVALGLTGAGLPAGGSVAFGLGITLTGLVFAAVAAVAAQLAEYSRTANGIAAGVLGVAFALRAIGDAATDASWLSWLSPLGWATRLRPYAGDRWAVALLLLAAALVLGLVAYRLLPRRDVGMGLFPARPGPPVAAPGLRSPFALAWRLHRGALLGWIAGFAVFGAMFGSLAAGIGDIVGDSAQTQQMLERLGGAQNLIDTFLAAIANIFGMIASVYAVQATMRMRAEETALRLEPLLATRVRRLQWAAGHLVFSLLGTALLLVVSGLFAGLLHGLRVGDVGGQIPAVIGATVAQVPAVWVVTGITVVVFGFAPRFATATWAVPGLFVLLSLFGPVVQAPQPVLDISPFTHIPKLPAAEFTATPFAWLLGIAVITLATGLARFRRRDIG